The following proteins come from a genomic window of Thiothrix unzii:
- the ubiB gene encoding ubiquinone biosynthesis regulatory protein kinase UbiB: protein MKPFTRILRLWTINRVFIRHGLDELVFNIPFMRPLAFVYHISPWNWGKQETRPRGERIRRALEDLGPIFIKFGQMLSTRRDLLPDDIAAELTRLQDRVPPFSSLEARKMIEKAYGKSVTEVFQRFETDPLASASIAQVHAAQLWDGKEVVVKVLRPGIDKTIRQDVELMYLMAGLLQRYWKEARRLRPVDVVAEYEKTIFDELDMMREAANASQIRRNFEANPTLYVPEIYWDYTHPNVIVMERIYGVPVGDIPRLRELGVNFKRLGELGVEIFFTQVFRHNFFHADMHPGNIFIDPSNPNDPQYIAVDFGIVGTLSPADKRYLAENFYAFFQRDYKRVAELHVESGWVPPSTRVDEFESAIRSVCEPIFNLPIKDISFGQFLLRLFQTARRFNMEVQPQLVLLQKTLLNIEGLGRQLYPDLDLWSTAKPFIERWMDEQVGVRALFNGAKVNLPKFLENLPYMPNMLHDIMQQTSQHKLKMQWESQQLEAMRQEMRQAQRSNRLAIVGGALLVSGVVAFGLLPAMSLLAMSMMGTGVVLLIYTSLK from the coding sequence ATGAAACCCTTCACCCGCATCCTGCGTCTGTGGACGATCAACCGTGTCTTTATCCGCCACGGCTTGGACGAACTCGTCTTCAACATCCCCTTCATGCGCCCGCTGGCGTTTGTTTATCACATTTCCCCTTGGAACTGGGGTAAACAAGAAACTCGCCCTCGTGGGGAGCGCATCCGCCGCGCTTTGGAAGATTTAGGACCCATTTTCATCAAATTTGGGCAAATGCTTTCCACTCGCCGCGATTTGTTGCCGGACGACATTGCGGCTGAATTGACCCGTTTGCAAGACCGCGTGCCACCGTTTTCCAGCCTTGAAGCGCGGAAAATGATCGAAAAGGCTTACGGCAAATCCGTCACCGAAGTGTTTCAACGGTTTGAAACCGACCCGCTGGCATCCGCCTCCATTGCTCAAGTCCATGCTGCACAATTGTGGGATGGCAAAGAAGTGGTGGTAAAAGTGTTGCGCCCCGGCATCGACAAAACCATTCGCCAAGACGTGGAACTGATGTATTTAATGGCGGGTTTGCTGCAACGCTACTGGAAAGAAGCCCGCCGTTTGCGCCCGGTGGACGTGGTTGCCGAATACGAAAAAACCATTTTCGACGAACTCGATATGATGCGTGAAGCCGCGAATGCCAGCCAAATTCGCCGCAATTTCGAGGCAAACCCCACCTTGTACGTGCCGGAAATTTACTGGGATTACACTCATCCCAATGTGATTGTGATGGAACGCATTTACGGTGTGCCCGTGGGCGATATTCCGCGCTTGCGCGAGTTGGGGGTGAATTTCAAACGGCTGGGCGAATTAGGAGTGGAAATCTTTTTCACCCAAGTCTTCCGCCACAACTTTTTTCACGCGGATATGCACCCCGGCAATATTTTTATTGACCCTAGTAATCCGAATGACCCGCAATACATCGCGGTGGATTTCGGCATTGTCGGCACGCTGTCTCCAGCGGATAAACGTTATCTGGCGGAAAATTTTTACGCCTTTTTCCAGCGTGATTACAAACGGGTAGCAGAATTACACGTAGAATCGGGCTGGGTTCCGCCTTCCACTCGTGTGGATGAATTTGAATCGGCGATTCGTTCGGTGTGCGAACCGATTTTCAACCTGCCGATTAAAGACATATCTTTTGGGCAGTTTTTGCTGCGCCTGTTCCAGACTGCACGACGTTTTAATATGGAAGTGCAGCCGCAATTGGTTTTGCTGCAAAAAACCTTGCTGAATATCGAGGGTTTAGGCCGCCAGCTTTATCCCGATTTGGATTTGTGGTCGACCGCTAAACCGTTTATTGAACGCTGGATGGATGAGCAAGTCGGGGTGCGTGCTTTGTTCAATGGCGCAAAAGTAAACTTACCGAAGTTCCTTGAAAACCTGCCCTACATGCCGAATATGTTGCACGACATTATGCAGCAAACGAGTCAGCACAAGCTCAAAATGCAGTGGGAATCACAGCAATTGGAAGCCATGCGTCAGGAAATGCGGCAAGCACAGCGTAGTAATCGGCTGGCGATTGTGGGTGGTGCGTTATTGGTTAGCGGCGTGGTGGCATTCGGGTTGTTGCCAGCTATGTCACTGTTGGCAATGAGTATGATGGGTACGGGTGTGGTATTGTTGATATATACTTCCTTGAAATGA
- a CDS encoding PIN domain-containing protein — protein MNVKVFIDSNVFLYTFTDKEPLKQNIAKALVLAGRHTISVQVVNEVSNNLLKKLGLVNADVQDFVDDCYSRYQIENLSQAVFGKAASLRERYRFSYYDSIIVSSALLSDCQVLYSEDMQHNLLVDNQLTILDPFA, from the coding sequence ATGAACGTTAAGGTATTCATTGATTCCAATGTGTTTTTGTACACCTTCACCGATAAAGAACCACTTAAGCAGAACATCGCTAAAGCATTGGTGTTAGCTGGACGGCACACCATTTCTGTGCAGGTTGTAAACGAGGTCAGCAATAATTTGTTGAAAAAACTCGGTTTGGTTAATGCGGATGTTCAAGATTTTGTCGATGATTGCTACAGTCGTTATCAGATTGAAAATCTCTCGCAAGCGGTGTTTGGTAAGGCTGCTTCACTCAGGGAACGCTATCGGTTTTCGTATTACGACTCCATCATTGTGTCATCTGCTTTACTCAGTGACTGTCAGGTGCTTTACAGCGAAGATATGCAACACAATTTACTTGTTGATAATCAATTAACCATTCTTGATCCTTTTGCTTGA
- a CDS encoding OmpA family protein, translating into MTNKHSRLSYRAALLPLLFCSATVLAGDGGIDAPYGQLPPPSQNELTLETEQAADVSCDSGDPSRGECANVESAAAAAPDSMQQAKQLSNESDGFIEDATETGAPSLNTGYVGGKTRIGIGIDSEFKGKADLSHVFTETEDTAVIGQGYIGVNPKKDDAKGHITGAGAKLNYHWVSKDEAGQASHVNKVFGAYDQNGSSDKDGKQAKKVTVGYGQERENMFWSGSVMKGLGDKFDTGQKDKNGNTIYEKGYDWGVGGRVGTFISEQQMRVQGGLDYEWGTEQAATESKAKQVTLTGGVEKFFPDSPHSVNANIDVYKKSGGYVEGEQKAEVRGGVGYRYDLASESGIWQADKMYRRVRTEIPGEEIKKPAKVERKLVKHTMELEADSFFKVDSAKLTPEALERMNSVAAKMRECGSEGNIRISGNTCDIGSTAHNQKLSERRANSVREFLIKNGFPAETLLAQGLGESSPKYPNTESERHKNRRVDVEYVCYQNEYKDQTVQEGGVTRTDPKVVWKQELIPTPPLWVRQGLHNVADHKQRVDTYKTTAGGENKPEVCEGLEAKDDGETVITKGNTKIIDLLKNDDFCPDSNTKITKVMCDGKDVSEFITSGGKDFTITTDDTTPESTKQCTYTIEDKNGDTDSADFSVTVKKADGGAKPTVKDDTYDYKGTSALGNVLTNDADDITGYTVVDRSVLSVPTGATGYTYTISDAGELTFNPNGVAGTYKFQYYTEKDGVKSATPATITIVVPESSCPANESKTGSLTYQYSSSNPVDQPIDVTSFLPTGKGLTDIESITFAPSTENPKIPGQVYAKGTNGNPVLAGLLSVSSDNNVKFTPATNGYCTDIKKTFYIKLKNCPTTITVDYTFNAT; encoded by the coding sequence ATGACTAACAAACACTCTCGTCTTTCCTATAGGGCTGCTCTTTTACCACTGCTGTTCTGCTCTGCTACCGTGTTAGCTGGCGACGGCGGCATTGATGCGCCTTACGGACAACTGCCCCCTCCTTCGCAAAATGAGCTGACTCTCGAAACCGAGCAAGCTGCTGATGTCAGTTGTGACAGCGGCGACCCGTCACGCGGCGAATGCGCGAATGTGGAAAGTGCTGCGGCGGCTGCCCCTGATTCCATGCAACAAGCCAAACAACTGAGCAATGAAAGCGATGGTTTCATCGAAGATGCTACCGAAACCGGCGCACCTAGCCTGAATACTGGCTACGTCGGCGGCAAAACCCGTATTGGTATCGGCATTGATTCTGAATTCAAAGGCAAAGCTGATTTGAGCCACGTGTTTACCGAAACTGAAGACACTGCGGTTATTGGTCAAGGTTACATCGGCGTTAACCCGAAAAAAGACGATGCCAAAGGTCACATTACCGGGGCGGGTGCGAAATTAAACTACCACTGGGTTTCTAAGGACGAAGCGGGTCAAGCCTCACACGTCAATAAAGTTTTTGGTGCGTATGACCAAAACGGCTCATCCGACAAAGACGGCAAACAAGCGAAAAAAGTAACCGTGGGTTACGGTCAAGAACGTGAAAATATGTTCTGGTCAGGTAGCGTCATGAAAGGCTTGGGTGACAAGTTTGATACCGGGCAAAAAGACAAAAACGGCAATACCATTTATGAAAAAGGCTACGACTGGGGCGTAGGCGGTCGTGTTGGTACATTTATTTCCGAACAGCAAATGCGCGTTCAAGGCGGTTTGGACTACGAATGGGGCACTGAACAAGCCGCCACCGAAAGCAAAGCAAAACAAGTTACCCTGACTGGCGGCGTGGAAAAATTCTTCCCCGACAGCCCACACAGCGTTAACGCCAATATTGACGTTTACAAAAAATCTGGCGGCTATGTCGAAGGTGAACAAAAAGCAGAAGTGCGTGGTGGCGTAGGCTACCGCTATGACTTAGCCAGCGAATCCGGCATTTGGCAAGCGGACAAAATGTATCGCCGGGTACGTACCGAAATTCCGGGTGAAGAAATCAAAAAACCAGCAAAAGTCGAGCGCAAACTGGTTAAGCACACAATGGAACTGGAAGCGGATAGCTTCTTCAAAGTCGACAGTGCCAAGCTGACTCCAGAAGCACTGGAACGCATGAACAGTGTTGCTGCGAAAATGCGTGAATGTGGTAGCGAAGGCAATATCCGCATCAGCGGCAACACTTGCGACATTGGCTCCACTGCGCACAACCAAAAACTGTCAGAACGCCGTGCTAACAGCGTCCGCGAGTTCCTGATTAAGAATGGCTTTCCGGCAGAAACTTTATTGGCACAAGGTTTAGGCGAAAGCAGCCCGAAATACCCGAACACCGAATCCGAGCGTCATAAAAATCGCCGGGTTGACGTGGAATACGTGTGCTACCAAAACGAGTACAAAGACCAAACCGTACAAGAAGGTGGCGTAACACGCACTGACCCGAAAGTCGTATGGAAGCAAGAGCTGATCCCAACGCCACCACTGTGGGTACGTCAAGGTTTACACAACGTTGCTGATCACAAACAACGGGTTGACACCTACAAAACGACTGCGGGTGGTGAAAATAAACCGGAAGTTTGCGAGGGTTTAGAAGCTAAAGATGATGGTGAAACCGTTATTACTAAAGGCAATACCAAAATCATCGACCTGCTCAAAAACGATGATTTCTGCCCTGACAGTAACACCAAAATCACCAAAGTCATGTGTGATGGTAAAGACGTTTCTGAATTCATCACAAGCGGTGGCAAAGACTTCACCATCACTACAGATGATACGACACCGGAAAGCACCAAACAGTGTACTTACACGATTGAAGATAAGAATGGCGATACTGACAGTGCTGATTTCTCAGTTACCGTTAAGAAAGCCGATGGCGGTGCAAAACCAACCGTGAAAGATGATACGTATGACTACAAAGGTACATCCGCACTGGGCAATGTATTAACTAACGATGCGGATGACATCACGGGTTATACCGTTGTTGACCGCAGCGTGTTATCGGTTCCAACGGGTGCAACAGGTTACACTTACACCATTTCTGATGCAGGTGAATTAACGTTTAATCCTAACGGCGTGGCTGGCACATACAAGTTCCAGTATTACACAGAGAAAGATGGCGTGAAATCAGCAACACCAGCGACAATTACTATCGTTGTTCCTGAAAGCAGTTGCCCAGCTAATGAATCAAAAACCGGATCATTGACTTATCAATACAGTAGTTCCAATCCAGTAGACCAACCTATTGATGTAACTAGTTTTCTACCTACAGGCAAAGGCTTAACAGATATTGAGTCAATTACCTTTGCACCAAGCACAGAAAACCCTAAGATTCCGGGACAAGTTTATGCAAAAGGAACTAACGGTAATCCAGTTTTAGCTGGTCTTCTCAGTGTATCGTCTGACAATAATGTGAAATTTACGCCAGCGACTAATGGATACTGTACAGATATAAAGAAAACGTTCTACATCAAACTGAAGAATTGCCCTACTACTATCACTGTAGATTACACCTTCAACGCAACATAA
- a CDS encoding OmpA family protein, with product MYKFIACLSMSSVLVTSAYAETLQFPDPASVPPEVVSTTQVTTTTTSTAETAPVTAATTGTSVTEKTETTQGYVYPASTTSVTSMTDTATANTAATTSVTPVTTAATTTTAAAPTTYGYTYNYAQPYSTSANNYRYGTQPFNTGMGMPFYNPGYFLPAPLFTPPTPPQLYLPQMPSFAWPNMGGYRNGYATTTNQYYTGAQQQQPAQTQAVTSTQTNTTQQIDTLNRSLGTLRQQQTDLMSKTQETLSAQDKTIADLKRQLEDASKGKGELQGKLDALQGELATSVKKAELESCKAEKGELEVKVTDMDQKVSAIAEVSQQFAQLRQNFAALETEKQQLAAEKQRLASTLETETKDGDKDGIPDKLDKCLETAAGVTVDATGCEPPKDGDKDGVLDPADKCLDTKDGVKVDDKGCDLPPPPPTDGDKDGVPDDADKCLDTKEGVKVDDKGCDLPPPPLADGDKDGVPDDADKCLDTKEGVKVDDKGCDLPPPPPADGDKDGVPDDADKCLDTKEGVKVDDKGCDLPPPAPVDGDKDGVPDDADKCLDTKEGVKVDDKGCDAIADADKDGVADDADLCADTAADSEVNQVGCSKTENINLKGVTFETGSAVLTATSFPILDEAATTLKKYPDLKIEVGGHTDSSGDKAANEKLSQSRAEAVMKYLVEKGAKAELLSAKGYGSNTPLADNATPDGKAQNRRVELKILP from the coding sequence ATGTATAAATTCATTGCCTGTCTAAGCATGAGTTCCGTGCTGGTTACGTCGGCCTATGCTGAAACCTTACAATTTCCAGATCCGGCGAGTGTGCCACCTGAAGTCGTCAGCACTACGCAAGTGACTACGACGACGACCAGTACGGCGGAAACCGCGCCTGTTACAGCTGCAACCACGGGAACTAGTGTTACCGAGAAAACTGAAACCACGCAGGGTTACGTTTATCCCGCCAGCACCACCAGTGTCACCAGTATGACGGATACGGCTACCGCGAATACTGCTGCGACTACCAGCGTAACTCCAGTGACAACTGCGGCGACTACCACGACGGCAGCTGCACCGACTACTTACGGTTACACCTACAATTACGCGCAACCTTACAGTACGAGCGCGAATAACTACCGCTATGGCACACAACCGTTTAACACCGGAATGGGAATGCCGTTTTACAACCCCGGTTACTTCTTGCCCGCGCCGTTGTTTACACCACCGACACCACCGCAATTGTATTTACCGCAAATGCCGAGTTTCGCATGGCCTAACATGGGTGGCTATCGCAACGGTTACGCGACCACTACCAACCAATATTACACTGGTGCGCAACAACAGCAGCCAGCGCAAACGCAGGCAGTAACCTCCACCCAAACCAACACCACACAGCAAATTGATACATTGAATCGCTCCTTGGGCACATTGCGCCAGCAGCAAACCGATTTGATGAGCAAAACCCAAGAAACCTTGTCTGCTCAAGATAAAACCATTGCTGACCTGAAACGCCAATTGGAAGATGCGAGTAAGGGTAAAGGTGAATTGCAGGGCAAGCTAGATGCGTTGCAAGGCGAGTTGGCAACCAGTGTCAAAAAGGCCGAACTCGAAAGCTGCAAAGCTGAAAAAGGCGAGTTGGAAGTCAAAGTCACAGACATGGATCAAAAAGTTTCCGCGATTGCTGAGGTTTCCCAGCAGTTTGCGCAATTGCGCCAGAATTTTGCGGCGTTAGAAACGGAAAAACAGCAATTGGCAGCGGAAAAACAACGTTTAGCCAGTACCCTCGAAACCGAAACCAAAGACGGCGATAAAGACGGTATTCCTGACAAACTCGACAAGTGTTTGGAAACCGCAGCGGGCGTAACCGTTGACGCAACCGGTTGTGAGCCACCCAAAGATGGCGACAAAGACGGCGTACTTGATCCTGCTGACAAGTGCCTAGACACCAAAGACGGCGTGAAGGTCGACGACAAAGGTTGTGATTTACCGCCACCACCACCGACAGATGGTGACAAAGACGGTGTTCCAGACGATGCGGATAAGTGCCTTGATACTAAAGAAGGCGTGAAAGTCGACGACAAGGGTTGTGACTTACCACCACCGCCACTGGCTGATGGTGATAAAGATGGCGTTCCAGACGATGCTGATAAGTGCCTCGATACCAAAGAAGGCGTGAAAGTCGACGACAAGGGTTGTGATTTACCACCACCGCCACCAGCAGATGGTGACAAAGACGGTGTTCCAGATGATGCTGACAAGTGCCTTGATACCAAAGAAGGCGTGAAAGTCGACGACAAGGGGTGTGATTTACCGCCGCCTGCGCCTGTTGATGGTGATAAAGACGGCGTTCCAGACGATGCTGATAAGTGCCTTGATACCAAAGAAGGCGTGAAGGTCGACGACAAAGGTTGTGACGCTATTGCGGATGCGGACAAAGACGGTGTGGCGGATGACGCGGATTTGTGCGCTGACACTGCCGCCGATTCAGAGGTGAACCAAGTTGGCTGTTCCAAAACTGAAAACATCAACCTCAAAGGTGTCACCTTTGAAACTGGCTCGGCAGTATTGACGGCTACGTCTTTCCCGATTCTGGATGAAGCCGCTACCACCTTGAAAAAATACCCCGATCTGAAAATCGAAGTCGGTGGTCACACTGACAGCAGTGGCGACAAAGCAGCTAATGAAAAGCTGTCCCAGTCCCGTGCTGAAGCCGTGATGAAATATCTGGTGGAAAAAGGTGCGAAAGCCGAACTTCTGAGTGCCAAAGGCTACGGCTCCAATACGCCGTTGGCGGATAACGCTACACCCGATGGCAAAGCGCAAAACCGCCGGGTTGAACTGAAAATACTGCCGTAA
- the rsmA gene encoding 16S rRNA (adenine(1518)-N(6)/adenine(1519)-N(6))-dimethyltransferase RsmA, with amino-acid sequence MSQYQQHAKKRFGQHFLHDRNVIDNMLRAVNLQPTDHVVEIGPGPGALTFPLLELLPRLDVVEIDRDVIAWWQQQPQAEGKLHIHAQDALKLDIPALRGDGDTLRIIGNLPYNISTPLIFHFLEHRAHIRDMLFMLQKEVVDRLTAEPDSSDYGRLSVMVQYYCEPHYLLKIGPGAFTPPPKVDSAVVYLKPWATPPHVANDPEQFGKLVQQAFSQRRKTLRNTLKGLLSAEQIESVGIDPVRRAETLSVEDFVNLANLLTG; translated from the coding sequence ATGTCCCAATATCAACAACACGCCAAAAAACGTTTCGGGCAACACTTCTTGCATGACCGCAATGTCATCGACAACATGCTCCGCGCTGTTAACTTGCAACCCACGGATCACGTCGTCGAAATCGGCCCCGGCCCCGGCGCACTCACCTTCCCGCTGCTGGAATTGCTGCCGCGTCTGGATGTGGTCGAAATCGACCGCGACGTGATTGCCTGGTGGCAACAACAGCCACAAGCCGAAGGTAAATTGCACATCCACGCCCAAGACGCGCTCAAGCTGGATATTCCGGCGTTGCGCGGCGACGGCGATACGCTGCGGATTATCGGTAACTTGCCGTACAACATTTCCACACCGCTGATTTTCCACTTTTTGGAACACCGGGCGCACATCCGCGACATGTTGTTCATGCTACAAAAGGAAGTGGTGGATCGTCTGACTGCCGAGCCGGACAGTTCCGATTACGGGCGGCTCTCGGTGATGGTGCAATACTATTGCGAACCGCATTATTTGCTGAAGATTGGCCCCGGCGCATTTACTCCGCCGCCTAAGGTTGATTCGGCGGTGGTGTATTTGAAACCGTGGGCAACGCCCCCGCACGTTGCCAATGACCCGGAGCAATTTGGTAAGTTGGTACAGCAAGCGTTTTCGCAACGCCGCAAAACCTTGCGCAATACGCTGAAAGGCTTGCTGAGCGCAGAGCAGATTGAAAGCGTGGGAATAGATCCTGTGCGCCGTGCGGAAACGTTATCGGTAGAGGATTTTGTTAATTTGGCGAATTTACTAACGGGGTGA
- a CDS encoding prolyl hydroxylase family protein has product MKQHFDQDWLNWIDANLARECDKNGIFKILLDNEFDYHTIAAKLNYHPTTNPYLFENPLIGTQQPQTQDTLPRAAGDISGTALERALYLPNAKRLDDERLELYLVDDFLTAEECTQIIAAMRTQLTSSTLTNDLEPDQYYRTSKTCNLGASTDPFIHEIDQRICRYLGIDIAFSESMQGQYYDVGEEFKAHTDYFEACDWETHCAVQGQRTYTFMIYLNDTEAGGETTFTHLEKTFHPKQGTAVIWNSLNPDGSVNPDSMHWGKPVSKGYKAIITKWFRSCTRDGSKTGMQTKVANEYIPHYTKIGFEKRQLPEPLFLKIKAFYEQNKMMPESESIPGDFVYKAGVQTFQPSSELVSLSSALRDEIHDTLKALLEQWSNTVLEPTYVYGIRVYRDQAVLKTHRDRLDTHIISAIINVDQEVQEDWPLLIEDNYYRPHQVILKPGEVVFYEGARLTHGRPTPLQGNSFANIFTHFKPASPHSDSTKAVMANITPLVNSPN; this is encoded by the coding sequence ATGAAACAACATTTCGATCAGGACTGGTTGAACTGGATTGATGCCAACCTAGCCCGTGAATGTGACAAAAACGGTATTTTCAAAATCTTGCTGGATAACGAGTTTGACTACCATACCATCGCAGCAAAACTCAACTATCACCCCACAACCAATCCTTACCTCTTTGAAAATCCCTTAATAGGGACGCAACAACCGCAAACCCAAGACACGTTACCACGCGCGGCAGGTGATATTAGTGGCACGGCACTAGAGCGTGCCTTGTATTTACCCAATGCTAAACGCCTTGACGATGAGCGATTAGAACTGTATCTCGTCGATGATTTTCTGACAGCCGAAGAATGCACACAAATCATTGCCGCCATGCGCACCCAGTTAACATCATCCACCCTGACCAATGACCTTGAACCTGACCAATATTACCGAACCAGCAAAACCTGTAATTTAGGGGCAAGCACTGATCCCTTTATCCACGAAATTGACCAACGCATTTGCCGCTACCTCGGTATCGACATCGCTTTTTCCGAAAGTATGCAAGGTCAATACTATGATGTCGGCGAGGAATTCAAAGCACACACCGATTATTTTGAAGCCTGTGATTGGGAAACGCACTGTGCGGTGCAAGGTCAGCGCACCTACACCTTCATGATTTACCTAAACGACACCGAAGCAGGCGGCGAAACCACGTTCACTCACCTTGAAAAAACCTTTCACCCCAAACAAGGCACCGCCGTAATTTGGAACAGCCTTAACCCCGATGGCTCGGTCAACCCCGATTCAATGCATTGGGGAAAACCGGTAAGCAAAGGCTACAAAGCCATCATCACCAAATGGTTTCGTAGCTGCACCCGTGATGGCAGCAAAACGGGGATGCAGACCAAGGTGGCTAACGAGTATATCCCCCACTACACCAAGATAGGCTTTGAAAAGCGGCAATTGCCTGAGCCGCTATTCCTGAAAATTAAAGCCTTTTACGAGCAAAACAAAATGATGCCGGAAAGCGAGAGCATTCCCGGTGATTTTGTCTACAAAGCAGGCGTACAAACCTTTCAGCCTAGCAGTGAACTAGTCAGTCTTAGCAGCGCGTTGCGCGACGAAATCCACGACACGCTGAAAGCCCTACTGGAACAATGGAGCAACACTGTTTTAGAGCCAACCTATGTTTACGGCATCCGCGTCTATCGCGATCAGGCTGTGTTAAAAACACACAGGGACAGGTTGGACACGCACATCATCAGTGCCATTATCAACGTCGATCAAGAGGTGCAGGAAGACTGGCCTTTGCTGATTGAGGACAACTATTACCGCCCCCACCAAGTCATCTTAAAACCGGGTGAGGTGGTATTCTACGAAGGTGCACGGTTAACGCACGGTCGCCCAACGCCCTTGCAGGGCAACAGCTTCGCTAACATCTTTACGCATTTCAAACCTGCATCCCCGCACTCAGACAGTACTAAAGCTGTGATGGCAAACATCACCCCGTTAGTAAATTCGCCAAATTAA
- the recQ gene encoding DNA helicase RecQ has protein sequence MQRAYHILNNTYGYADFRLNQRDIIGSLLQDHDVLALMPTGGGKSLCYQIPALVRDGVGIIVSPLIALMQDQVDALLQLGIRAAYLNSSLNYGAVQRVERELLAGEIDLLYVAPERLLSEKMLPLLERLHSTIGISLFAIDEAHCVSQWGHDFRPEYQQLSMLAERFPGVPRIALTATADQRTRQEIIEQLRLQRADIYVNSFDRPNIHYTIQQGQQARQQLWQFIDANHSQDAGIMYCLSRKKVEDTAAWLAQQGRTALPYHAGMDADTRRNHQQRFLREEGVIIVATIAFGMGIDKPDVRFVAHLSLPKSIEAYYQETGRAGRDGLPANAWMAYGLQDVITLRQMMLESTASEQQKRIEHHKLQAMLGLCEMTTCRRQALLSYFGEPTPQPCGNCDNCRNPPEVWEAAVAAQKALSCVYRTGQRFGVNYIIEVLLGKDDERIRQFRHEQLSTFGIGKEHSDAEWRNIFRQLIALGYLTVDVDGHGGLRLTDNARPLLRGEIELHLRKEQKRERVRRDRVRGDPVAKPRFNRDTMPIEVEALWEALRALRLRLAQEQGVPPYVIFHDSTLLQMADERPQTLEAMRGIAGIGERKLTQYGQAFLDVVSAALVL, from the coding sequence ATGCAACGAGCCTACCACATTCTCAACAATACCTACGGCTACGCCGATTTTCGCCTGAACCAGCGCGATATTATCGGCTCATTGCTGCAAGATCATGATGTCCTCGCGCTAATGCCAACCGGCGGCGGCAAATCGCTGTGTTACCAGATTCCCGCCTTGGTGCGCGATGGCGTGGGGATTATCGTGTCGCCGCTGATTGCGTTGATGCAGGATCAGGTCGATGCGCTGCTGCAACTGGGTATCCGCGCCGCTTACCTCAATTCCTCGCTGAACTACGGCGCGGTGCAGCGGGTGGAGCGTGAATTGCTGGCGGGTGAAATCGACTTGCTGTATGTCGCGCCTGAACGCTTGCTCAGCGAAAAAATGCTGCCCTTGCTGGAACGTTTGCATTCCACCATCGGTATCAGCCTGTTCGCTATCGACGAAGCGCATTGCGTGTCGCAATGGGGGCATGATTTCCGCCCGGAATACCAGCAATTGTCGATGCTGGCGGAACGTTTCCCCGGTGTGCCGCGCATTGCGCTGACGGCGACGGCGGATCAGCGTACCCGTCAGGAAATCATTGAGCAGTTGCGCCTGCAACGCGCTGATATTTACGTCAACAGTTTTGACCGCCCCAATATTCACTACACTATCCAGCAAGGGCAGCAGGCGCGGCAACAATTGTGGCAGTTCATCGACGCAAATCATTCGCAGGATGCCGGGATTATGTACTGCCTGTCGCGCAAAAAGGTGGAAGATACTGCCGCATGGCTGGCGCAACAGGGGCGCACCGCGTTGCCGTATCACGCGGGGATGGATGCGGACACGCGCCGTAACCACCAGCAACGTTTCCTGCGCGAAGAGGGCGTGATCATCGTTGCCACCATCGCGTTCGGCATGGGGATTGATAAGCCGGATGTGCGTTTCGTGGCGCATTTGAGCTTGCCGAAAAGCATCGAAGCCTATTATCAGGAAACCGGGCGGGCTGGGCGCGACGGTTTGCCCGCGAATGCGTGGATGGCGTATGGCCTGCAAGATGTCATCACTTTGCGCCAGATGATGCTGGAATCAACCGCTAGCGAGCAGCAAAAGCGCATTGAACACCACAAGCTGCAAGCCATGTTGGGCTTGTGCGAAATGACGACCTGCCGCCGCCAAGCGTTGTTGAGCTACTTTGGTGAGCCTACACCGCAACCGTGTGGGAATTGCGATAATTGCCGGAATCCGCCGGAGGTGTGGGAAGCAGCGGTGGCGGCGCAAAAAGCCTTGTCGTGCGTGTACCGCACCGGGCAGCGTTTCGGGGTGAATTACATTATCGAGGTGTTGCTGGGCAAGGATGATGAGCGCATCCGCCAGTTTCGCCATGAGCAGCTTTCCACCTTTGGGATTGGCAAGGAGCATTCGGATGCGGAATGGCGCAATATTTTCCGCCAATTGATTGCGCTGGGGTATTTGACGGTGGATGTGGACGGGCATGGCGGCTTGCGCTTGACCGATAACGCCCGCCCGTTATTGCGTGGGGAAATCGAGCTGCATTTGCGCAAGGAGCAGAAGCGCGAACGGGTGCGGCGTGATCGTGTGCGGGGTGATCCTGTCGCCAAACCCCGGTTTAACCGCGATACCATGCCCATTGAGGTGGAAGCCTTGTGGGAAGCCTTGCGTGCGCTGCGACTACGCTTGGCACAGGAACAGGGTGTGCCGCCGTATGTCATTTTCCACGATTCCACCTTGCTGCAAATGGCGGATGAACGCCCGCAAACGCTGGAGGCGATGCGGGGTATTGCGGGGATTGGGGAACGTAAACTTACGCAGTATGGGCAGGCGTTTTTGGATGTGGTATCGGCCGCTTTAGTTCTGTGA